One window of Mus caroli chromosome 11, CAROLI_EIJ_v1.1, whole genome shotgun sequence genomic DNA carries:
- the Fbxo48 gene encoding F-box only protein 48, with product MKKTSKKNNNFKIPGTELNSADAERGKKESRSNFVELLPLEVTYKIFSQLDIQSLCRASRTCTGWNRAIRNNDSLWKPHCLTIRTVCQREVDDDIKSGYTWRVILLRNYQKSKVKNEWLSGRYSNIRSPVSLPEKAMCPMDADTWGEILDAELEREVEKLQ from the exons ATGAAGAAGACTTCAAAGAAgaacaataatttcaaaattcCTGGTACAGAATTGAATTCCGCGGATgctgaaaggggaaaaaaagagagtcGAAGTAACTTTGTTGAACTACTGCCCCTGGAAGTCACTTATAAAATTTTCAGCCAGCTAGACATCCAGAGTTTATGCAGAGCTTCCAGGACATGCACAGGTTGGAACCGTGCAATAAGAAACAATGACTCCTTATGGAAACCCCACTGCTTGACCATAAGAACTGTGTGCCAAAGAGAAGTAGATGATGATATAAAAAGCGGTTATACCTGGAGG GTAATACTCCTAAGAAATTACCAGAAGAGCAAAGTGAAAAATGAGTGGCTAAGTGGCAGATACAGCAACATTCGTTCTCCTGTTAGCTTGCCAGAAAAGGCTATGTGCCCCATGGATGCAGATACGTGGGGGGAAATCCTAGATGCAGAACTGGAAAGAGAAGTTGAAAAATTGCAATAG